One part of the Desulfonema ishimotonii genome encodes these proteins:
- a CDS encoding GxxExxY protein: MHKQLTYAINGCIFEVFKKLGNIWNEDVYERAVLLELCSRSLKSECQKKFDVFYFDKRVGHYRVDLLVEDTVIVELKAVPNILPLHRAQLISYMKGMNKPLGILSNFGGLKAETQTFPNIFHLKSPLKSNFDFDKIRIKDKESIKDLLLISNRILTTLGSGYFHQIYRRAFYYELKKAGIDFGISKEVFAKYRDEKVGSKEVNFFILKDMLLSVVAVKELDNLILNKFCNYARYLRLKRGLIFNFNALHVDFRYFLL; the protein is encoded by the coding sequence ATGCATAAGCAACTGACCTACGCTATAAATGGCTGTATCTTTGAAGTGTTCAAAAAGTTAGGCAATATTTGGAATGAGGACGTTTATGAACGGGCAGTGCTACTTGAACTTTGTTCCCGAAGTCTGAAATCAGAGTGTCAGAAGAAATTTGACGTATTCTATTTCGACAAACGGGTGGGGCATTACAGAGTTGATTTGCTGGTTGAAGATACTGTCATTGTTGAATTAAAAGCTGTTCCGAACATCCTTCCGTTACACCGGGCGCAACTGATTTCATATATGAAAGGTATGAACAAGCCTTTGGGAATTTTATCAAATTTCGGTGGATTAAAAGCAGAAACCCAGACATTTCCAAATATATTTCACCTTAAATCACCACTGAAAAGTAATTTTGATTTTGATAAAATTCGTATAAAAGATAAGGAATCCATAAAAGATCTGCTCCTCATATCAAACCGGATTCTGACAACGCTGGGGTCTGGCTATTTTCATCAGATTTACCGTAGAGCGTTTTATTATGAGCTGAAAAAGGCGGGAATTGATTTTGGAATAAGCAAAGAAGTTTTTGCTAAGTACAGAGATGAAAAAGTGGGTTCAAAAGAAGTTAATTTTTTTATTCTCAAAGATATGCTTTTGTCAGTTGTTGCTGTAAAAGAGCTGGATAACCTGATTTTAAATAAATTTTGCAATTATGCTCGATATCTTCGGTTGAAACGTGGGCTGATTTTCAATTTCAATGCCCTTCATGTGGATTTCAGATATTTTTTGCTGTGA
- a CDS encoding LysE family translocator, translating to MSSEVSFLFSGVIFGLSAGISPGPLLTLVVSETLRYNVAEGIKVSVSPLITDLPIIIFTLFALIHVSDTLPFLGMISIAGAAFIAFMGYESICFKGAELHIGDSPPHSIRKGAVANLLNPSPYLFWFSIGGPILGSALKLSLISVAFFITAFYVCLIGSKIGIAMAVARSRSFLNNKHYIYTIKFLGVILFVFAYIFLKNGLTHLGVL from the coding sequence ATGAGTTCAGAAGTCAGCTTCCTGTTTTCCGGCGTTATCTTCGGCCTGAGCGCAGGCATATCGCCCGGACCGCTATTAACCCTGGTCGTATCGGAAACCCTCAGATACAATGTCGCCGAAGGCATCAAAGTCTCGGTTTCCCCCCTGATTACGGACCTTCCGATTATTATATTCACCCTGTTTGCACTGATACACGTTTCGGATACCCTTCCTTTTCTCGGCATGATCTCAATCGCAGGCGCTGCGTTTATCGCCTTCATGGGCTATGAAAGCATTTGTTTTAAGGGTGCCGAACTTCATATCGGAGACAGCCCTCCGCACTCCATCCGGAAGGGCGCTGTGGCCAACCTGCTAAACCCCAGCCCTTATCTGTTCTGGTTTTCCATCGGCGGCCCCATTCTGGGAAGCGCATTAAAACTGAGCCTGATCTCGGTGGCCTTCTTCATTACAGCGTTCTACGTCTGCCTCATCGGCTCCAAAATCGGAATTGCGATGGCCGTAGCCCGGTCCCGCTCATTTCTGAATAATAAACATTATATTTACACCATCAAATTTTTGGGCGTAATATTATTTGTTTTTGCATATATCTTTCTTAAAAACGGCTTAACCCACCTTGGGGTCTTGTAG
- a CDS encoding RNA-guided endonuclease InsQ/TnpB family protein: MDFVIRRAYKYRVYPTKAQISNLENQFSMCRHLYNRSLAERIDAYKKDGTTITYDQQQNSLPELKKGRPWYKGVYSQVLQDVLRRLDKGYQAFFRRAGAGGKPGFPKFRKRGQWNSITYPQYRKRPDPVITVPKIGKVRLVYHREFPEDATVKMLTITREAGKWFACFPAELPFIAEPEQNLPDPLGTDLGLIDFFHASDGSHVPVPKLLRKKEKQLGRLQRRLAKAKKRSEKYHRLLKAVRKCHYRIKCRRSDFLHKTANDLLKKSGLIFYEDLRISDMIRRPRPKQDGDGKYLPNNASAKAGLNKSLADAGWGKFPDILKYKSPYLGKKTLAVPPRYTSQVCSSCGEIVKKSLSARTHRYACGFVANRDLNAALNILRIGMDTLRVPT; encoded by the coding sequence ATGGATTTTGTCATACGTCGCGCCTACAAATACAGGGTTTATCCCACAAAGGCACAGATTTCCAATCTTGAAAACCAGTTCTCCATGTGCCGCCATCTGTACAATCGGAGCCTTGCGGAAAGGATTGATGCGTATAAGAAAGACGGAACAACAATCACCTATGATCAGCAGCAGAACAGCCTGCCGGAGCTGAAAAAAGGACGTCCCTGGTACAAGGGCGTGTATTCCCAGGTTCTTCAGGATGTCCTGAGAAGGCTCGACAAAGGCTATCAGGCGTTTTTCCGCAGAGCGGGGGCGGGCGGGAAACCCGGATTCCCGAAATTCAGAAAACGCGGGCAGTGGAACAGCATCACCTATCCTCAGTACCGAAAGCGCCCGGACCCCGTTATCACCGTTCCGAAGATTGGTAAGGTGAGACTTGTATATCACCGGGAATTCCCCGAAGACGCAACAGTGAAGATGCTGACAATTACGAGGGAGGCCGGTAAGTGGTTTGCCTGTTTCCCGGCAGAACTTCCGTTCATTGCCGAGCCTGAACAGAACTTGCCCGATCCTCTCGGAACTGACCTCGGCCTTATCGACTTCTTCCATGCCTCTGACGGTTCCCATGTTCCGGTTCCCAAGCTCCTCAGAAAAAAAGAAAAGCAGTTGGGACGATTGCAGCGAAGGCTGGCAAAGGCAAAGAAGCGCTCAGAAAAATATCACAGACTTCTGAAAGCGGTTCGGAAGTGCCACTACCGGATAAAGTGCCGGAGATCGGATTTTCTGCATAAGACAGCCAACGATCTTCTGAAGAAAAGCGGCCTGATCTTTTACGAAGATCTTCGGATCTCCGACATGATACGGAGACCGAGGCCGAAACAGGATGGGGACGGAAAATATCTTCCGAACAATGCCTCAGCCAAAGCCGGACTGAATAAATCCCTGGCCGATGCGGGCTGGGGAAAATTTCCTGACATCCTGAAATACAAGTCTCCGTATCTCGGTAAAAAGACACTTGCCGTACCGCCGCGGTACACATCACAGGTCTGTTCCTCCTGCGGCGAAATTGTGAAAAAGTCTTTGTCTGCCCGTACTCACAGATATGCCTGCGGTTTTGTCGCCAACCGTGATCTCAACGCTGCTCTGAATATTCTGCGTATCGGGATGGATACGCTTCGGGTTCCGACCTGA
- a CDS encoding GTP-binding protein, translating to MAFVNLKNKEVQAKIVYYGPGRGGKTTNLEYVYSKFRERIKSDMVSIKTHGDRTLFFDFLPFEIGKIMGYDVRVQLYTVPGQVKYNATRRLVLKGVDGMVFVADSMVNQREKNLVSLKNLQENLAIYKKSIFKIPLVLQYNKRDLEKEGSPLMSLEQMGKDLNSQLKVPAFGASALAGDNVIPTLKKIISLTMASLQKVLK from the coding sequence TTGGCGTTCGTCAATCTGAAGAATAAGGAAGTTCAGGCGAAAATCGTCTACTACGGTCCCGGCAGAGGCGGAAAGACAACCAACCTGGAGTATGTCTACAGTAAATTCAGGGAACGGATCAAGTCTGATATGGTCAGCATCAAGACCCACGGTGACCGGACGTTGTTTTTTGATTTTCTCCCTTTTGAAATCGGGAAAATAATGGGATATGATGTCAGAGTTCAGCTGTACACGGTTCCCGGACAGGTAAAATACAATGCGACCAGACGATTGGTGCTGAAAGGCGTGGACGGCATGGTCTTTGTCGCCGATTCCATGGTGAATCAGAGAGAGAAAAATCTTGTTTCTCTCAAAAATCTTCAGGAAAACCTGGCCATTTACAAAAAAAGTATTTTCAAAATTCCGCTGGTGCTGCAATATAATAAAAGGGATCTTGAGAAGGAGGGATCCCCCCTGATGTCTTTAGAGCAAATGGGAAAAGATTTGAACAGTCAGTTGAAAGTACCTGCTTTCGGAGCCAGTGCATTAGCAGGGGATAATGTCATTCCGACGTTGAAAAAAATCATTTCCCTGACAATGGCATCCCTACAGAAAGTTCTTAAATAG
- a CDS encoding roadblock/LC7 domain-containing protein: MAPEYDDVTFTEYTLGPEQLERIEDILSVDLVRSGVHSVLLIDMAGNIIAKGDNGQCEHDVYSLAALASANFAAVDTMAKIVGEDEFSLLFHKGETESIHFSKVQSEFLLISIFGKEVSLGLLRLKVAEAIEKIKDVWKQ, from the coding sequence GTGGCACCTGAATATGATGATGTTACCTTTACCGAATATACATTGGGACCGGAACAGCTTGAAAGAATTGAGGATATACTGTCAGTGGATTTGGTCAGAAGCGGGGTTCACAGTGTCCTGCTCATCGACATGGCCGGCAATATTATCGCAAAGGGCGATAACGGGCAATGTGAACACGATGTGTATTCCCTGGCGGCCCTTGCATCGGCAAACTTCGCTGCCGTTGATACAATGGCCAAAATTGTGGGGGAGGATGAATTTTCCCTTCTCTTTCACAAAGGGGAAACAGAGAGCATTCATTTCAGCAAAGTGCAAAGTGAATTCCTTCTGATCTCCATATTCGGAAAAGAAGTATCACTCGGTCTGCTGCGGCTGAAGGTCGCGGAAGCAATTGAGAAGATAAAAGACGTCTGGAAGCAGTGA
- a CDS encoding FHA domain-containing protein: MIVFCEECGERNLIDVEAARKTGEPVRCKACHDLLRFSFPKEQQDSPPAEAVSAPLAAAPIQLELRLGSRVIAISQTRPSVTMGRQEHNDLEVIDTRVSRSHARIEYRKGQFVLIDHSTNGTYVLMNGRQGVNLRRAELPLERDGIIMLGRKALPNSPKAIHFTLRF; the protein is encoded by the coding sequence ATGATTGTCTTCTGTGAGGAATGCGGAGAGAGGAATCTCATAGATGTTGAAGCGGCCAGAAAAACGGGGGAGCCGGTCCGATGCAAAGCCTGCCACGATTTGCTTCGCTTTTCCTTTCCCAAAGAGCAGCAGGACAGCCCGCCTGCGGAAGCAGTGTCTGCGCCTTTGGCCGCAGCCCCGATCCAATTGGAGCTGCGGCTCGGCAGCCGGGTGATTGCCATCAGCCAGACCCGCCCCAGCGTTACCATGGGTCGTCAGGAGCACAATGATTTAGAGGTGATTGATACACGGGTCTCCCGGTCCCATGCCCGTATCGAATACCGGAAAGGGCAGTTTGTGCTGATTGACCACAGTACCAACGGTACCTATGTTCTGATGAACGGCAGGCAGGGGGTCAATCTCAGGCGGGCGGAATTGCCGCTTGAGCGGGACGGGATTATCATGCTGGGAAGGAAAGCCCTGCCGAACTCGCCAAAAGCCATACACTTTACCCTCAGGTTCTGA
- a CDS encoding cytoplasmic protein, which yields MLKKDIIRRNPLRLMGYEAEDILGKGEFGALTARAGVGKTAFVVQLALDKLLRDKNILHISIDEPVDKVCLWYEEAFRNIASQCDIKQLEPFWEAILPKRLVMTFKVDGFSVPKLEERIADLTAQNIFFPQTLIVDGLPFDEMEEIAATLNDLKRMAEAQDLSVWFTVRTHRHESPGPDGMPIPLTGIADLFKTILELQPDGKDIQIKAIKGGPEGAGSPTLILDPSTMLVKSKSGSGEK from the coding sequence ATGCTGAAAAAGGACATTATTCGCCGAAACCCCCTGAGACTGATGGGGTATGAGGCCGAAGACATTCTTGGCAAGGGGGAATTCGGGGCGCTGACAGCCCGTGCCGGTGTCGGCAAAACCGCATTCGTCGTGCAGCTTGCACTGGACAAACTGCTCAGAGACAAAAATATTCTTCACATCAGCATTGATGAACCGGTGGACAAGGTCTGCCTATGGTATGAGGAGGCGTTCCGCAATATTGCTTCCCAATGTGATATCAAGCAATTGGAGCCGTTCTGGGAAGCCATTCTGCCCAAACGCCTGGTGATGACGTTCAAAGTGGACGGATTCAGTGTTCCCAAGCTTGAGGAGCGGATCGCCGATCTGACCGCTCAGAACATCTTTTTCCCGCAGACACTGATCGTTGACGGGCTTCCCTTTGACGAAATGGAAGAAATCGCCGCCACCCTGAACGACCTGAAACGGATGGCCGAAGCCCAGGATCTCTCCGTCTGGTTTACGGTGCGGACCCATCGGCACGAATCCCCCGGCCCCGATGGTATGCCAATACCGCTCACCGGCATTGCGGATCTCTTTAAAACCATATTAGAGCTTCAGCCCGATGGGAAAGACATACAGATCAAGGCGATTAAAGGCGGCCCGGAAGGTGCCGGTTCACCGACCCTGATTCTGGATCCGTCAACCATGCTGGTTAAAAGCAAATCCGGCAGCGGGGAAAAATAG
- the fusA gene encoding elongation factor G — protein MKYDIQKVRNIGISAHIDSGKTTLTERILFYTQRIHAIHDVKGKDGVGATMDSMELEKERGITIASAATFCEWNGHDVNIIDTPGHVDFTIEVERSLRVLDGAVLVLCSVAGVQSQSITVDQQMKRYKVPCIAFVNKCDRSGANPYRVIDQLREKLGHNAVAMQVPIGLEANFEGVVDLVTMKALYFDGDNGEIIRTEEIPASLLAEAQEKREDMVDAASMFSDELTEAILEEKDLPEELIIEAIRNGVLSRELTPVFVGSAYKNKAVQPLLDAVMQLLPCPANVKNEALDMENEEAPVTLASDPDGPTVALAFKLEDGQYGQLTYIRVYQGTLNKGDTLFNIRTGRKVKIGRVVRMHSNQMEDIESIPAGFIGALFGIDCASGDTFAAPGISLTMTSMFVPAPVISLAIVPKDNKAQVNMSKALNRFTKEDPTFKTYVDDETNETIISGMGELHLDVYIERMRREYSAEVTTGKPRVAYRETITRQAEFNYLHKKQTGGSGQYGRVAGFMEPTEENFEFVNKVTGGSIPTQYIASCEKGFRACLEKGPKMEFPVTGVRVTINDGASHAVDSSEMAFQAAARGAFLEAYAKAKPVIHEPIMKVVVESPTEFQGPVMGSLNQRRGIIVGTQDEGPMCVIEAQIPLSEMFGYSTVLRSSTQGKAQFTMEFSSYKQVPQSIAEELAQKAAEDKKNVA, from the coding sequence ATGAAGTACGATATACAGAAAGTAAGAAATATCGGTATCAGCGCGCATATCGACTCAGGAAAAACGACCCTGACGGAACGCATCCTGTTCTACACACAGCGAATCCACGCGATTCATGATGTCAAGGGTAAGGACGGTGTCGGCGCGACAATGGACTCGATGGAACTGGAAAAAGAGCGCGGGATCACCATTGCATCGGCAGCAACATTCTGCGAATGGAACGGCCATGATGTCAACATCATTGATACTCCCGGCCACGTTGATTTCACCATTGAGGTGGAACGCTCTCTCCGGGTACTGGACGGTGCCGTACTGGTACTCTGTTCCGTAGCCGGTGTTCAGTCCCAGTCCATCACCGTTGACCAGCAGATGAAGCGGTACAAGGTTCCCTGCATCGCCTTTGTCAACAAGTGTGACCGCAGCGGCGCCAACCCCTACCGGGTGATTGATCAGCTCAGGGAAAAACTGGGCCACAATGCCGTTGCCATGCAGGTTCCCATCGGACTTGAAGCGAACTTCGAGGGCGTTGTGGATCTCGTCACCATGAAGGCCCTCTATTTTGACGGAGACAACGGTGAGATTATCCGAACCGAAGAGATTCCGGCATCCCTTCTGGCCGAGGCGCAGGAAAAAAGAGAGGATATGGTGGATGCGGCCTCCATGTTTTCAGATGAACTGACCGAAGCCATCCTTGAGGAAAAGGATCTCCCTGAGGAATTAATCATCGAAGCCATCAGAAACGGGGTTCTGAGCCGCGAGCTGACACCGGTTTTTGTAGGCTCCGCATATAAAAACAAAGCGGTTCAGCCCCTGCTGGATGCGGTCATGCAGTTGCTGCCCTGCCCGGCGAACGTGAAAAACGAAGCGCTGGATATGGAAAATGAAGAGGCCCCGGTCACGCTGGCAAGCGACCCCGACGGCCCGACCGTTGCGCTGGCATTCAAGCTGGAAGACGGTCAGTACGGGCAGTTGACCTATATCCGGGTATACCAAGGAACACTGAACAAGGGGGATACGCTTTTCAACATCCGAACCGGCAGAAAGGTCAAAATCGGCAGGGTCGTCCGGATGCACTCCAATCAGATGGAAGATATTGAGAGCATTCCTGCGGGCTTTATCGGCGCACTCTTCGGTATTGACTGTGCATCCGGTGATACCTTTGCCGCACCCGGCATCAGTCTGACGATGACATCAATGTTTGTCCCCGCACCGGTGATATCGCTGGCCATTGTCCCCAAGGACAACAAGGCCCAGGTCAACATGTCCAAAGCCCTGAACCGCTTCACCAAAGAGGATCCGACCTTCAAAACCTACGTGGATGACGAGACCAACGAGACCATTATTTCCGGAATGGGTGAACTTCATCTGGACGTTTACATTGAGCGGATGCGCAGGGAATACAGCGCCGAAGTGACAACCGGTAAGCCCCGCGTGGCCTACCGCGAAACGATTACCCGCCAGGCGGAATTCAATTACCTTCACAAGAAACAGACCGGCGGCTCCGGTCAGTATGGCCGGGTAGCAGGATTTATGGAGCCGACTGAAGAAAATTTTGAATTTGTCAACAAGGTTACAGGCGGTTCAATTCCGACCCAGTATATTGCCTCCTGTGAAAAAGGGTTCAGGGCATGCCTTGAGAAAGGTCCAAAAATGGAGTTCCCGGTTACCGGCGTCCGGGTCACCATCAATGACGGCGCCTCTCACGCAGTGGATTCATCTGAAATGGCATTTCAGGCCGCAGCCCGGGGAGCGTTTCTGGAGGCATATGCAAAAGCCAAACCGGTGATCCATGAGCCGATTATGAAGGTCGTTGTGGAAAGTCCCACCGAATTTCAGGGCCCGGTCATGGGGTCACTGAACCAGCGGCGTGGCATTATCGTCGGTACCCAGGATGAAGGCCCCATGTGTGTGATCGAGGCCCAGATTCCTCTCTCGGAGATGTTCGGCTATTCTACGGTATTGCGGTCCTCAACCCAGGGCAAAGCCCAGTTTACAATGGAATTTTCCAGCTACAAACAGGTGCCCCAAAGCATAGCCGAGGAATTGGCCCAAAAAGCTGCTGAAGACAAAAAGAATGTCGCGTAA
- a CDS encoding NUDIX domain-containing protein produces MEKQYRNPIPTVDIIIEIDGGIVLIERSNPPYGWALPGGFVDYGESFEAAAAREAKEETSLNVTLREQFHTYSAPDRDPRQHTVTTVFIASATGTPKADDDAKNLEIFQPDRLPSPIAFDHEKIIRDYFKYRKGAARDIIFAP; encoded by the coding sequence ATGGAAAAACAATACAGAAATCCCATACCGACAGTTGATATCATCATTGAAATTGACGGGGGAATCGTATTAATCGAACGGAGCAATCCGCCCTACGGATGGGCACTGCCCGGCGGATTCGTGGATTACGGAGAATCCTTTGAAGCGGCTGCGGCACGGGAGGCAAAAGAGGAGACATCGCTGAATGTGACCCTCAGAGAGCAGTTTCACACCTATTCAGCACCGGACCGTGACCCCCGGCAGCATACCGTGACCACGGTATTTATTGCAAGCGCCACCGGCACGCCCAAAGCCGATGATGACGCGAAAAATCTGGAAATATTTCAACCTGACAGACTGCCATCTCCCATTGCGTTTGATCACGAAAAAATTATCCGGGATTACTTTAAATACAGAAAAGGGGCCGCCAGAGACATCATCTTTGCCCCGTGA
- a CDS encoding cupin domain-containing protein → MKIIHYSEIAPRSYNGDAVKGVSGRVAIGSADGAANFCMRVFELAPDGFTPRHSHEWEHEVFFHAGRGDVWQDGKWIPVEAGCTVFIPGNEEHQIRNAGDDKLVFVCLIPAGVPEL, encoded by the coding sequence ATGAAAATCATTCATTATTCCGAAATTGCCCCCCGGAGCTACAACGGAGACGCGGTCAAAGGCGTTTCCGGCCGCGTGGCAATTGGCAGTGCGGACGGCGCTGCCAATTTCTGTATGAGAGTGTTTGAACTGGCCCCGGACGGGTTTACCCCCCGCCATTCACATGAGTGGGAACATGAAGTGTTCTTCCATGCAGGCCGGGGCGACGTCTGGCAGGATGGCAAATGGATACCGGTAGAGGCAGGCTGCACGGTCTTTATTCCCGGCAACGAAGAACATCAGATCCGAAACGCGGGAGATGACAAACTGGTGTTTGTCTGTCTGATTCCTGCCGGTGTTCCGGAACTTTAA
- a CDS encoding histidine kinase dimerization/phospho-acceptor domain-containing protein gives MMDKESATSAEKEKKSPSYSEIVRTARKLCHDLNQPMQTISGYSDLLAMGIPKEDPKYAKILKIQEAVGQVNKITGQLMNLMLRCKNPD, from the coding sequence ATGATGGATAAGGAGAGCGCAACGTCTGCCGAAAAGGAAAAAAAAAGCCCATCCTATTCGGAAATAGTCAGGACAGCGCGAAAATTGTGCCATGACCTGAATCAGCCAATGCAGACGATTTCCGGATATTCCGATCTGCTGGCCATGGGAATTCCGAAAGAAGATCCGAAATATGCCAAAATCTTAAAAATACAGGAAGCTGTCGGACAGGTTAACAAAATTACCGGGCAATTAATGAATCTGATGCTTCGCTGCAAAAATCCGGACTAA
- a CDS encoding NUDIX hydrolase has translation MNFNPRPSLFCPRCGSEQFKNRNTKSFICDQCGFEYFHNVATAAAGIIEIGNQIILTRRARNPKKGMLDLPGGFVDYGESAEEGLRREIREELNLDIREMAYLTSFPNIYWYKNVKYNTLDMLFVCKTNGIKKIRPQDDVADFHFISPWQIAPKQIAFPSVRKGLQHYLALKQA, from the coding sequence ATGAATTTCAACCCACGTCCCAGCCTTTTCTGTCCGCGTTGCGGATCAGAGCAGTTTAAAAACCGGAACACCAAATCCTTTATCTGTGACCAGTGCGGATTTGAATATTTCCACAACGTGGCAACAGCGGCCGCAGGCATTATTGAGATCGGGAATCAGATCATCCTGACCCGCCGCGCGAGAAATCCCAAAAAAGGAATGCTGGATCTGCCGGGCGGATTTGTGGATTACGGAGAGAGCGCGGAGGAGGGATTAAGGCGGGAAATCCGGGAGGAGCTGAACCTTGACATAAGGGAAATGGCCTATCTGACCTCTTTTCCCAATATCTACTGGTATAAAAACGTGAAATACAATACATTGGATATGCTGTTTGTCTGCAAAACCAATGGGATAAAAAAAATACGGCCCCAGGATGACGTGGCGGATTTTCACTTCATTTCCCCCTGGCAGATCGCGCCGAAGCAAATCGCCTTCCCCTCTGTCCGGAAAGGGCTTCAACATTACCTCGCATTGAAACAGGCGTAA
- a CDS encoding oxidoreductase, translated as MTHPTYPNLLAPLDLGFTTLKNRVLMGSMHTGLEEAPNGSERMAAYFAERASGGVGLIVTGGVAPNDAGRAYEGAAKLSSEAEVAPHRIVTAAVRDAGGKIAMQILHTGRYAYHKQLVSASPLRAPINLFKPRALSESEIETQIADFAECARLAQMAGYDGVEIMGSEGYLINQFIAPRTNHRTDRWGGSFENRIRFPVEIIRRVRAAVGEEFIIIYRLSMLDLVEAGSRWEEVAALGRAVEKAGATLINTGIGWHEARIPTIATMVPRAAFTWVTARLKGEVSIPLVTSNRINTPEMAETVLARGDAEMISMARPFLADPEFVKKAEEGRADEINTCIGCNQACLDHIFEGKMTSCLVNPRACHETELNYLPAAGKKRIAVVGSGPAGLSFATVAAGRGHEITLFEKADRIGGLLNIASRIPGKEEFNETLRYFNRQLELTGVNVRLGCEASAQELTKAGYDAVVLATGVVPRPVDIPGNDRPDVMNYMAVLGEKKPVGRRVAIIGAGGIGFDVAEYITHEGPPTSLDRDAFLREWGIDKTYGARGGLASDAPPLHTPARAVWLLQRKPSKPGKNLGKTTGWIHRAMLKKRNVHMIAGVTYNRIDEQGLHITVSGDAQVLAVDTVIICAGQLSRRNLEPALEDAGVPVRVIGGADVAAELDAKRAIDQGARLAAGI; from the coding sequence ATGACCCATCCCACGTATCCGAATCTGCTGGCCCCCCTTGACCTGGGATTTACCACCCTGAAAAACCGGGTTCTCATGGGATCCATGCACACCGGCCTGGAAGAAGCGCCCAACGGGTCTGAACGCATGGCCGCCTATTTTGCCGAGCGGGCCAGCGGCGGCGTCGGGCTGATCGTCACGGGCGGCGTTGCCCCCAATGACGCAGGCCGGGCCTATGAGGGTGCGGCCAAACTGAGTTCGGAGGCAGAGGTCGCGCCTCACCGCATTGTCACCGCAGCGGTCCGCGACGCCGGGGGAAAGATCGCCATGCAGATCCTCCACACCGGCCGGTACGCCTATCACAAACAACTGGTCAGCGCATCCCCGCTGAGAGCGCCCATCAACCTTTTCAAACCCCGTGCCCTGAGCGAATCCGAAATCGAAACACAGATCGCCGACTTTGCCGAATGTGCGCGTCTGGCACAAATGGCCGGTTATGACGGAGTGGAAATCATGGGGTCCGAGGGGTATCTGATCAACCAGTTTATCGCCCCCCGGACTAACCACCGGACCGACCGGTGGGGGGGAAGCTTTGAAAACCGGATTCGCTTTCCGGTCGAAATTATCCGCCGGGTACGGGCGGCAGTGGGGGAAGAATTTATCATCATCTACCGCCTTTCCATGCTCGATCTGGTGGAGGCGGGAAGCCGGTGGGAAGAGGTGGCGGCGCTGGGCAGGGCCGTTGAAAAGGCCGGGGCGACCCTCATCAACACGGGTATCGGATGGCATGAGGCGCGCATTCCCACCATTGCCACAATGGTGCCGCGGGCGGCCTTCACCTGGGTCACAGCCCGGCTGAAAGGGGAGGTGTCGATCCCCCTGGTGACCAGCAACCGGATCAACACACCGGAGATGGCGGAAACCGTTCTGGCCAGAGGGGATGCGGAGATGATCTCCATGGCGCGACCGTTTCTGGCGGACCCGGAGTTTGTGAAAAAGGCCGAAGAGGGCCGGGCCGATGAGATCAACACCTGCATCGGGTGTAACCAGGCCTGTCTGGACCATATCTTTGAGGGAAAGATGACCTCCTGTCTGGTCAATCCCAGGGCCTGTCACGAAACCGAGCTGAACTATCTCCCGGCAGCGGGGAAAAAACGGATTGCGGTGGTGGGATCAGGGCCTGCCGGGCTGTCCTTTGCCACGGTGGCCGCAGGCAGGGGCCACGAGATCACGCTGTTTGAAAAGGCAGACCGGATCGGCGGGCTGCTCAACATTGCCAGCCGGATTCCCGGAAAAGAGGAGTTTAACGAGACCCTCCGGTATTTCAACAGACAACTGGAACTGACCGGCGTGAACGTGCGCCTCGGCTGCGAGGCCTCTGCACAGGAGCTGACAAAGGCGGGATATGATGCGGTGGTGCTGGCCACCGGCGTGGTGCCAAGACCGGTGGATATTCCGGGAAACGACCGTCCTGATGTGATGAACTATATGGCGGTGCTGGGCGAAAAAAAACCGGTGGGCAGACGGGTGGCCATTATCGGGGCCGGCGGCATCGGCTTTGATGTGGCGGAATATATCACCCACGAAGGCCCGCCCACCAGCCTGGACCGGGATGCGTTTCTGCGGGAGTGGGGCATTGATAAAACCTATGGCGCACGCGGCGGGCTTGCCTCAGATGCTCCGCCTCTCCATACCCCGGCCCGTGCGGTGTGGCTGTTGCAGCGAAAACCGTCCAAACCGGGCAAAAACCTGGGCAAAACCACGGGCTGGATTCACCGGGCCATGCTGAAAAAACGGAACGTGCATATGATCGCCGGGGTGACATATAACCGGATTGATGAACAGGGACTTCACATCACCGTAAGCGGAGATGCGCAGGTGCTGGCGGTGGATACGGTGATCATCTGTGCGGGCCAGTTATCCCGTCGAAACCTTGAGCCTGCGCTGGAAGATGCCGGGGTGCCGGTCCGCGTCATCGGCGGGGCCGACGTGGCGGCAGAGCTGGACGCCAAACGGGCCATTGACCAGGGGGCACGGCTGGCCGCAGGAATATGA